One genomic segment of Sorex araneus isolate mSorAra2 chromosome X, mSorAra2.pri, whole genome shotgun sequence includes these proteins:
- the PNKD gene encoding probable hydrolase PNKD isoform X3: MAAVVAATALKGRGARNARVLRGILSGATTNKASQNRTRGLQTHSNPECKEEEPEPLSPELEYIPRKRGKNPMKAVGLAWAIGFPCGILLFILTKREVDKDRVKQMKARHNMRASNTGEYKGQRFRASPQPARAPEGDSGVQT; this comes from the exons ATGGCGGCGGTGGTAGCTGCCACGGCTCTGAAGGGCCGGGGGGCCAGAAATGCCCGCGTCCTCCGGG GGATCCTCTCCGGAGCCACCACTAACAAGGCTTCCCAGAACCGGACCCGGGGGCTGCAAACCCACAGCAACCCGGAATGCAAGGAGGAGGAGCCCGAGCCGCTGTCCCCTGAGCTGGAATACATTCCCAGGAAGAGGGGCAAGAACCCCATGAAAGCCGTGGGACTTGCCTG GGCCATCGGCTTCCCCTGTGGgatcctcctcttcatcctcaccAAGCGGGAAGTGGACAAGGACCGCGTGAAGCAGATGAAGGCTCGGCACAACATGCGGGCATCCAATACGGGCGAGTACAAGGGACAGAGGTTCAGGGCCTCCCCGCAGCCAGCCCGGGCGCCCGAAGGCGACTCGGGGGTGCAGACCTGA